From a single Xiphophorus maculatus strain JP 163 A chromosome 5, X_maculatus-5.0-male, whole genome shotgun sequence genomic region:
- the LOC102231624 gene encoding uncharacterized protein LOC102231624, which translates to MRTLVLSRVILPVCWVGTATASPSVIICRSFFSQCCSYARLHIRTHVNDFRIPANFDQVMARRSSRLVSGGYYHSDEESDSSSVTNISYRENPVKVFKKKSGGRRSASRTSSNGSSASPETPVPEPGLTAGSAPTLSPLRSVTFAPTAPTPRPALTPSSPQNHTSKQCHSMTPERSPSPGHCDAGLPPLQHESKSKEQSQSGADSSGYSSAEGPYRKPSPATSTTRTPPSSSGAAPSPGYRSRINDAFSNLMNSASVMAAHAHRKVLHVTSSANNSVRDRTKKALLLALLLLIILMCIWLLLPLFTSFVVRTQPGIRPGTIPIPVVDSDVVSAAVQVKMQDFLVELQRKQEQLLCQLKEKHQLDVDFLKAKIEAADSDIRRHLEQEVSGLGKQMEDHQTDSRSAAASLSLKIQTLETQNAKLSQELSSMQATPAPDSVHNQLTPELQLAMEKWLTDRIQEQEANRLEVKVDCKECRRPEADKMPDFALETQGASIVSTRCSETYRIRSACITLFGFPLWYPSESPRTVIQGYPVLLPGKCWAFHGVQGTLVVSLSHPIRISHVTLDHLPRYNSPTGHIDSAPKDFEVYGLKNDTEEGALLGAFFYDEDGASTQTFKLPNPSDEVYRFVELRVLSNWGHVEYTCLYRFRVHGMLAYV; encoded by the exons ATGAGAACGCTCGTGCTCAGCAGAGTTAT ACTTCCTGTCTGTTGGGTCGGGACTGCCACAGCTTCCCCTTCTGTCATCATCTGCCGCTCTTTTTTTAGTCAGTGTTGTAGTTACGCTCGGCTGCACATTCGTACCCACGTTAATGACTTCAGGATTCCTGCTAACTTTGACCAGG TCATGGCTCGTAGGAGTTCTCGCCTGGTGTCTGGTGGCTACTACCATTCAGATGAGGAATCCGACTCCAGCAGTGTGACCAACATATCCTACAGAGAAAACCCTGTCAA GGTTTTCAAGAAGAAGTCCGGAGGTCGGAGGTCGGCTTCCCGCACCAGCAGCAACGGCAGTTCTGCCAGCCCAGAAACTCCGGTCCCTGAGCCAG GTCTGACGGCAGGGAGCGCTCCCACCCTGTCGCCCCTGAGGAGCGTCACCTTCGCCCCCACCGCGCCGACCCCTCGGCCGGCTCTGACTCCGTCGTCTCCTCAGAACCACACGTCCAAGCAATGCCACTCGATGACCCCGGAGAGGAGCCCTTCTCCTGGCCACTGCGACGCCGGCCTGCCGCCCCTACAGCACGAATCCAAAAGCAAGGAGCAGAGTCAAAGTGGCGCCGACAGCTCAGGGTACTCGTCCGCCGAGGGCCCCTACAGGAAGCCTTCACCTGCCACCAGCACAACCAGAACCCCACCCAGCAGTAGCGGTGCAGCTCCCAGTCCAGGATACAGAAGCAGGATCAATGATGCCTTTTCTAATCTAATGA ATTCAGCCTCAGTGATGGCTGCTCATGCACACAGAAAAGTGCTTCATGTCACATCTTCAG CTAACAATTCAGTCAGGGACCGGACGAAGAAGGCTCTCCTGCTGGCTCTCCTGCTCCTCATCATACTTATGT gtatTTGGTTACTCCTTCCTTTGTTCACCTCTTTCGTCGTTCGCACACAACCCGGGATTCGACCCGGCACCATCCCCATACCTGTGGTG GATTCAGATGTCGTTTCTGCTGCTGTACAAGTAAAGATGCAAGATTTTCTG GTGGAGCTTCAGCGGAAACAGGAACAGCTTCTCTGCCAG CTGAAGGAGAAACATCAGCTGGACGTGGATTTCTTGAAGGCGAAGATCGAGGCGGCGGACTCTGACATCCGCCGCCACCTGGAGCAGGAGGTTTCTGGTCTGGGGAAGCAGATGGAAGATCATCAGACGGACAGCCGCTCCGCTGCCGCCAGCCTCAGCCTCAAGATCCAAACTCTGGAGACCCAGAACGCCAAG TTGTCCCAGGAGCTGTCCTCCATGCAGGCGACGCCAGCTCCAGACTCCGTCCACAACCAGCTCACACCAGAGCTCCAGCTGGCCATGGAGAAGTGGCTCACTGATCGCATCCAG GAACAGGAAGCGAACAGGCTGGAGGTCAAAGTGGACTGCAAGGAGTGTAGACGTCCAGAGGCGGACAAAATGCCTGACTTTGCTCTTGAGACTCAAG GTGCCAGCATCGTCAGCACACGGTGTTCAGAGACGTATCGCATTCGCTCGGCGTGCATCACTCTCTTTGGTTTCCCTCTCTGGTATCCGTCTGAGAGCCCGCGCACCGTCATCCAG GGTTACCCGGTGCTGCTCCCTGGGAAATGCTGGGCGTTCCACGGCGTCCAAGGCACCCTGGTCGTCTCTCTGTCTCACCCCATCAGGATAAGTCATGTGACTCTGGACCACCTGCCTCGCTACAACTCCCCCACCGGCCACATCGACTCGGCACCAAAAGACTTTGAAGTCTAC GGATTGAAAAATGACACAGAAGAAGGAGCGCTGCTCGGGGCGTTTTTTTATGATGAAGACGGAGCGTCAACTCAGACGTTTAAACTGCCT AACCCCAGTGACGAGGTGTATCGGTTCGTGGAGCTGCGAGTTCTCTCCAACTGGGGTCACGTCGAGTACACGTGTCTTTACCGGTTCCGTGTCCACGGAATGCTCGCCTACGTTTGA
- the LOC102235599 gene encoding proteinase-activated receptor 3-like — MLNASLYDNSTSTGGRVRPLWYNYPECVVSPQPFAFYFACKVINLVVGTPGNIFVIWQIASKKKNTSTSDIFFLNLAVLDAYFCLMTPIELVNRMELDDKNIWIFQRFAYGVKDLAPLFLVCICVDRYMAVVHPVFFSSYQETITRGCVCIIIWSLIMPYSIIKGIHGILSVTGIFSGVILFAFAVMVFCNISVIWVLRHSVAGKEKMHPVKKRAFKMVLKNLGIIVFNYLPPVASMPFVSYYTRFEYLCLISISVFAVMDLSCSIEPLLYISKSEGLNAFCCKKASESPADVKV, encoded by the exons atgttgaacGCCAGCCTTTATGACAACTCGACCAGCACCGGGGGTCGTGTTCGCCCGCTCTGGTACAATTACCCAGAATGCGTCGTGTCCCCTCAGCCCTTTGCCTTCTACTTTGCGTGCAAGGTGATCAACCTGGTCGTTGGCACTCCGGGCAACATCTTCGTCATCTGGCAAATCGCTTCGAAAAAGAAGAACACTTCCACGTCGGACATCTTCTTCCTCAACCTGGCCGTGCTGGACGCCTACTTCTGCTTGATGACCCCTATAGAGTTGGTCAACAGGATGGAGCTGGACGACAAAAACATCTGGATCTTCCAGAGGTTTGCGTATGGGGTGAAGGACCTAGCACCACTTTTTCTT GTGTGTATCTGCGTGGACCGCTACATGGCTGTCGTACACCCAGTGTTTTTCTCGAGCTACCAGGAGACCATCACCCGCGGTTGCGTTTGCATCATAATCTGGAGTTTAATAATGCCCTACAGCATCATCAAGGGGATCCACGGCATTCTGAGCGTGACCGGCATCTTCTCCGGGGTCATCCTCTTTGCATTCGCCGTCATGGTCTTCTGCAACATCTCCGTCATCTGGGTCCTCCGGCACTCGGTGGCGGGGAAGGAAAAGATGCACCCGGTGAAGAAGAGGGCCTTCAAGATGGTGCTGAAGAACCTGGGCATCATCGTCTTCAACTACCTCCCCCCCGTGGCCTCCATGCCCTTCGTGTCTTACTACACGCGGTTCGAGTACCTCTGTCTGATCAGCATCAGCGTGTTCGCCGTCATGGACCTGAGCTGCAGCATCGAGCCGCTGCTCTACATCTCAAAGTCGGAGGGACTGAACGCTTTCTGCTGCAAGAAGGCCTCGGAAAGCCCGGCCGACGTCAAGGTTTGA
- the LOC111608649 gene encoding uncharacterized protein LOC111608649: MSSALTRHVIWQSEGLVAYLNPRPWTPGSVILESSSPGSAGGSIFHLGESECSTWLLGARTVAELLCDRLGVRRCALVSRPHRDRPAQIRILPLHGLDAEWRPHLAGEEEHNAHDPGYCTSKTAPRWSDSSLTDVQSRIRARLPLPDAPPDLTFLGDDPAHAGLFSRIVRGEEKQWRVWEDESHVAFLTPFPNSPGFTVLVPRRPLTSDIFRLQRGDYEALASAARKVSLLLEEGLGAWGVGLIFEGFEIDYAHAKLIPLPSPSGEGNEAATPRSPHFHPTYPGYVTSEDGPEADPENLKELHAKITAA, encoded by the exons ATGTCCTCCGCTCTAACTCGTCATGTGATCTGGCAGTCCGAGGGGCTGGTGGCTTACCTGAACCCCCGGCCCTGGACCCCGGGCTCTGTGATCCTGGAGAGCAGTTCTCCGGGCAGCGCAGGAGGCAGCATCTTCCACCTCGGCGAGTCCGAGTGCTCGACCTGGCTGCTGGGGGCGAGGACCGTCGCTGAGCTGCTGTGTGACAGGCTGGGTGTTCGGCGGTGTGCTCTGGTCAGCAGACCCCACAGAGACAGACCTGCTCAG ATCCGTATCCTGCCCCTCCACGGTCTGGACGCAGAGTGGCGCCCCCACCTGGCCGGAGAAGAGGAGCACAACGCTCACGACCCGGGATACTGCACCTCCAAAACGGCTCCTCGATGGAGCGACTCCAGCCTGACCGACGTTCAGAGCCGAATCAGGGCGAGGCTGCCGCTCCCCGACGCGCCGCCGGACCTCACGTTCCTGGGCGACGACCCGGCTCACGCCGGCCTCTTCTCGCGCATCGTCCGAGGGGAGGAGAAGCAGTGGCGCGTGTGGGAGGACGAAAGCCACGTCGCCTTTCTCACTCCGTTCCCCAACTCCCCCGGCTTCACCGTGCTGGTTCCGcggcgacctctgacctctgacataTTCCGACTGCAGAGAGGGGACTACGAAGCGCTGGCGTCGGCCGCCAGGAAGGTGTCGCTGCTCTTGGAGGAAGGACTCGGCGCCTGGGGGGTGGGGCTCATTTTCGAGGGCTTTGAAATCGACTACGCTCACGCCAAGCTGATCCCGCTGCCGTCGCCGTCAGGGGAAGGAAACGAAGCCGCCACGCCTCGCTCCCCGCACTTCCACCCCACTTACCCGGGTTATGTCACGTCAGAGGACGGGCCTGAAGCTGACCCGGAGAACCTGAAGGAGCTGCATGCTAAAATTACTGCTGCTTAA